A single region of the Procambarus clarkii isolate CNS0578487 chromosome 59, FALCON_Pclarkii_2.0, whole genome shotgun sequence genome encodes:
- the LOC123768143 gene encoding uncharacterized protein yields MKRHMCKENKWWLCVPTAALNVSLCVPTAALNVSRCGPTAALNVSRCGPTAALNVSLCVPTAALNVSRCGPTAALNVSRCGPTAALNVSLCVPTAALNVSLCVPTAALNVSRCVPTAALNVSLCGPTAALNVSLCVPTAALNVSLCGPTAALNVSLCVPTAALNVSLCVPTAALNVSLCGPTAALNVSLCGPTAALNVSLCGPTAALNVSLCGPTVTAVPNMWRLAALTLMSTHLLASGYESDQWPGVQLGAATTSGGCSVPFLPVGDQCLYFATFAELTYEEASQMCHSLDGELAAVLTATRLKNIIDYLHDNGLYGESYWIDGTDRATEGDFRTSSGLAVPMGTPFWTASETKQQPDDTQVNGGEDCMELGRLYQFYINDRNCSGLNAPLCEQSPQLLHTHWLVIVSYYFFTSATPEELDCPPFFVSVGGLCLSFMTWAEETWADARQACHGLSGELAAITDIEQLRAVYLYLHQEGIAGHSFWVGGSDAATEGVWAWTDGHPVTMGSPFWGFVSSNVVEPDGGTAENCILLDAQGYHYFRDASCSLPMTPLCMTLL; encoded by the exons ATGAAGAGACACATGTGCAAAGAGAACaaatg GTGGTTGTGTGTCCCAACTGCTGCTCTGAACGTCTCGCTGTGTGTCCCAACTGCTGCTCTGAACGTCTCGCGGTGTGGACCAACTGCTGCTCTGAACGTCTCGCGGTGTGGACCAACTGCTGCTCTGAACGTCTCGCTGTGTGTCCCAACTGCTGCTCTGAACGTCTCGCGGTGTGGACCAACTGCTGCTCTGAACGTCTCGCGGTGTGGACCAACTGCTGCTCTGAACGTCTCGCTGTGTGTCCCAACTGCTGCTCTGAACGTCTCGCTGTGTGTCCCAACTGCTGCTCTGAACGTCTCGCGGTGTGTCCCAACTGCTGCTCTGAACGTCTCGCTGTGTGGACCAACTGCTGCTCTGAACGTCTCGCTGTGTGTCCCAACTGCTGCTCTGAACGTCTCGCTGTGTGGACCAACTGCTGCTCTGAACGTCTCGCTGTGTGTCCCAACTGCTGCTCTGAACGTCTCGCTGTGTGTCCCAACTGCTGCTCTGAACGTCTCGCTGTGTGGACCAACTGCTGCTCTGAACGTCTCGCTGTGTGGACCAACTGCTGCTCTGAACGTCTCGCTGTGTGGACCAACTGCTGCTCTGAACGTCTCGCTGTGTGGACCAACTGTGACCGCCGTCCCTAACATGTGGAGACTCGCTGCCCTCACCCTCAtgtccacacacctgctgg CGAGCGGGTACGAGAGTGACCAGTGGCCCGGGGTCCAGCTGGGTGCTGCCACCACCTCTGGCGGGTGCTCCGTGCCCTTCCTGCCTGTCGGCGACCAGTGCCTCTACTTCGCCACCTTCGCGGAGCTGACCTATGAGGAAGCCAGCCAGATGTGTCACTCACTGGACGGGGAGCTGGCGGCCGTCCTCACAGCCACCCGCCTGAAGAACATCATCGACTACCTTCATGACAACG GTCTGTATGGTGAAAGCTACTGGATCGACGGGACTGACAGAGCGACGGAGGGGGACTTTCGGACGTCCTCTGGTCTTGCAGTCCCCATGGGCACCCCCTTCTGGACGGCGAGTGAAACAAAGCAGCAGCCGGATGATACTCAGGTTAATGGAGGGGAAGACTGCATGGAGTTAGGCCGCTTGTATCAGTTCTACATTAATGATAGAAACTGCTCCGGCCTCAATGCGCCGCTGTGTGAACAATCACCACAGCTGCTCCATACCC ACTGGCTGGTCATTGTTAGCTACTATTTCTTCACATCAGCGACGCCCGAGGAGCTGGACTGTCCGCCCTTCTTCGTCAGTGTGGGCGGCCTGTGTCTGTCGTTCATGACGTGGGCGGAGGAGACGTGGGCGGACGCCCGCCAGGCCTGTCACGGTCTGTCCGGGGAGCTGGCCGCCATCACTGACATCGAGCAGCTCAGAGCTGTATACCTCTACCTCCACCAGGAAG GGATCGCTGGTCACTCCTTCTGGGTGGGCGGCTCCGACGCGGCGAcggagggcgtgtgggcgtggaCGGACGGACACCCCGTCACTATGG ggTCGCCATTCTGGGGATTTGTGAGCTCTAACGTGGTGGAGCCAGACGGTGGTACAGCCGAGAACTGTATCCTGCTGGACGCCCAGGGTTACCACTACTTCCGTGACGCCTCCTGTAGCCTGCCGATGACCCCA ctctgtatgACTCTCCTGTAG